A genome region from Triticum aestivum cultivar Chinese Spring chromosome 2B, IWGSC CS RefSeq v2.1, whole genome shotgun sequence includes the following:
- the LOC123041621 gene encoding myb-related protein 305 translates to MAEAEGQLAACWGKQDDEWRKGPWTTQEDKLLLDHVAQHGEGRWNSVSKLTGLKRSGKSCRLRWVNYLRPDLKRGKMTPQEESTIVQLHSLWGNRWSTIARSLPGRTDNEIKNYWRTHYKKGKPSKNIERARARFLMQRREMQQQQQQQKLLLGQVKDVELPGATVSDDVDEKMDGAVGPAATALADHGHEELIMQDVLDFLCPMSCALLHSAGQTGSCGASTSEEYGSTEDDGATWGSLWNLEDVAHDGDGGACALW, encoded by the exons ATGGCGGAGGCGGAAGGGCAGCTCGCGGCCTGCTGGGGGAAGCAGGACGACGAGTGGAGGAAAGGCCCGTGGACCACCCAGGAAGACAAGCTGCTCCTGGACCATGTCGCCCAGCACGGCGAAGGGAGGTGGAACTCCGTCTCCAAGCTCACAG GTCTGAAGAGAAGTGGCAAGAGTTGCAGGCTGCGGTGGGTTAACTACCTCAGACCTGACCTAAAGAGAGGCAAGATGACACCCCAAGAGGAGAGCACCATAGTCCAGCTCCACTCCTTGTGGGGAAACAG GTGGTCGACGATTGCACGCAGCCTCCCGGGGAGGACGGACAACGAGATCAAGAACTACTGGAGGACGCACTACAAGAAGGGCAAGCCCTCCAAGAACATCGAGCGCGCCAGGGCGCGGTTCCTGATGCAGCGGCGGgagatgcagcagcagcagcagcaacagaagcTGCTTCTTGGGCAGGTCAAGGACGTCGAGCTCCCCGGCGCCACCGTCTCGGACGACGTCGACGAGAAAATGGACGGCGCCGTGGGCCCGGCGGCGACGGCGCTGGCTGACCACGGCCATGAGGAGCTGATCATGCAGGACGTGCTGGACTTCCTGTGCCCCATGTCCTGCGCCCTCCTCCACAGCGCCGGGCAGACCGGCAGCTGCGGCGCCTCCACGAGCGAGGAGTATGGGTCGACCGAGGATGACGGCGCCACGTGGGGAAGCCTGTGGAACCTCGAAGATGTGGCCCATGACGGCGACGGTGGGGCATGCGCGCTGTGGTAG